The Mauremys reevesii isolate NIE-2019 linkage group 13, ASM1616193v1, whole genome shotgun sequence genome contains a region encoding:
- the LOC120381206 gene encoding olfactory receptor 14A16-like has product MSNQTTLTEFLLLGFSDVRELQILHFVVFLVIYLVGLMGNLLIITVVALDHHLHTPMYFFLMNLSIIDLGSISVTIPKSMANSLMNTRLISYPGCVAQVFLFVVFIAADLALLTIMAYDRYVAICQPLHYERVMNGRSCVHMAASAWITGIVYSALHTGNTFKLPFCQSNVINQFFCEIPQLLKITCFDSYLSEVGLLAFSVFLSLNCFVFIILSYVHIFKAVLRIHSEQGRRKAFSTCLPHLIVVSLFLCTGFFEYLKPTSSSASGLDLMMGVLYSLVPPVMNPIIYSMRNKEIKAALKKLIVWRLFTKD; this is encoded by the coding sequence atgtccaaccaaaccaccctgaccgagttccttctcctgggattctctgacgttcgggagctgcagattttgcactttgtAGTATTTCTAGTGATTTACCTGGTAGGCCTGAtggggaatcttctcatcatcaCAGTCGTAGCCCTGGACCAccatcttcacacccccatgtacttcttcctgatgaatcTGTCCATTATAGACCTCGGCtccatctctgtcaccatccccaaatccatggccaatTCCCTCATGAACACCAGGTTGATTTCTTATCCTGGATGTGTCGCCCAAGTCTTTCTCTTCGTAGTCTTCATTGCAGCTGATCTTGCCTTACTCACCATCATGGCATACGACCGATAtgtcgccatctgccaaccactgcactatgagagAGTGATGAATGGGAGATCTTGTGTCCAtatggcagccagtgcctggattaCTGGTATTGTCTACTCTGCACTGCACACTGGAAATACCTTCAAGTTACCCTTCTGCCAGTCCAATGTCATcaaccagttcttctgtgaaatcccccagctACTCAAGATCACCTGCTTTGACTCGTACCTCAGTGAAGTTGGGCTTCTTGCCTTTAGTGTGTTTTTAAGTttaaactgctttgtttttattattCTGTCTTATGTTCACATCTTCAAAGCAGTGCTGAGAATCcactctgagcagggccggcgtaaagccttctccacctgcctccctcacctcaTTGTGGTCTCTTTGTTTCTTTGCACGGGCTTCTTTGAGtacctgaaacccacctccagctcagcATCAGGTCTGGATCTCATGATGGGTGTTCTCTATTCCCTGGTGCCTCCAGTGATGAATCCAatcatctacagcatgagaaACAAGGAGATCAAAGCTGCATTAAAGAAACTGATTGTTTGGAGGTTATTCACCAAAGATTAA